A genome region from Arachis duranensis cultivar V14167 chromosome 8, aradu.V14167.gnm2.J7QH, whole genome shotgun sequence includes the following:
- the LOC107461347 gene encoding uncharacterized protein LOC107461347 gives MDNLQQVTLTADDNQYTYVGEALEGADRARLIHTLRQNADLFAWTPEDMPGINPKVICHKLAIDKTARPVAQKKRNLGEEKKQAALEETKKLLNAGFIREIRFTTWLSNVVMVRKSSGKWRMCVDFTNLNKACPKDAYLLPCIDKLVDNASGFKALSFMDAYSGYNQILMHPEDQSKTAFITEHGNFCYKVMPFGLKNAGATYQRLMDKVFQQQIGRNMEVYVDDMVAKTPMQGSHCDDLLEIFKQLRVYNMRLNPDKCAFGVQGGKFLGFMLTSRGIEANPEKCKAVLNMASPKTIKEVQQLAGRIATLSRFLPAVANRSYHFFQTFSKGKKFAWTDQCENSFTELKQSLTSPLILQRPETGKPLYLYLSVSNHAISSVLVTETGKKQNPVYFISRVLQPTETRYPKIEQLALALITTARRLRHYFQSHTIIVRTDQPLRQILTRPELAGRLIKWSVELSEFDIQYESRKTLKSQQQAAGQAQANQLYDRPGLLRAKPGLAWPVSTPTNDTYNTEVSWTIHVDGASNKEGSGAGILLKEGDKVVAEQSLQFRFNASNNQAEYEALLAGLKLALQLQIPRITAYCDSSLVVHQIKGEFQVKDPLLEKYWLITKDLISKFEEFDIIHVNREHNTRADVLSKLATTRQAENTSALSQLTLDKPSFEQDTILSITQVPDWRTPFLEYINTGTTPNDEPNLPLFRRRASFYTVLGNTLYRRGHSRPLLKCISNEEAEDVMAETHEGVCGNHIGGRTLAAKILRTGYYWPTIKRDCISKVKACDNCQKHATLSETPAEELHTIEWIEAQPLAHITAEKVRSFLWKNIICKYGIPREIISDNGRQFTDHKLAAFLTNFNIKHHFSSVEHLQTNGQVESANRIILQGLKKKLGDAKGEWADLIPEILWSYNTSIQSATGETPFKLVYGAEALIPVEVSVPTLRTELYDQTNNLQARTVELDLVEEERDISAIKQ, from the exons ATGGACAATCTTCAACAAGTAACACTAACAGCAGACGACAACCAATACACATATGTTGGAGAAGCATTAGAAGGGGCAGACCGAGCAAGACTCATTCACACACTGCGTCAAAACGCCGACCTTTTCGCATGGACGCCGGAGGACATGCCCGGAATAAACCCAAAGGTTATCTGCCACAAACTAGCAATTGACAAAACAGCCCGACCAGTTGCGCAGAAGAAAAGGAATCTCGGGGAAGAGAAAAAACAAGCAGCACTAGAAGAAACCAAAAAGCTCCTCAATGCAGGTTTCATCCGAGAAATTCGTTTCACCACATGGTTGTCCAACGTGGTAATGGTAAGGAAGAGCTCAGGTAAATGGCGCATGTGCGTCGACTTTACGAACTTAAATAAAGCTTGTCCCAAAGATGCTTATCTGTTGCCTTGTATTGATAAATTAGTTGATAACGCCTCTGGTTTTAAAGCTTTGagttttatggatgcatactctggCTATAACCAGATTCTAATGCACCCAGAAGACCAAAGCAAAACAGCTTTTATAACAGAACATGGGAATTTTTGTTACAAGGTAATGCCCTTTGGCCTAAAGAATGCAGGTGCGACGTATCAAAGGCTAATGGACAAGGTATTCCAGCAACAGATAGGCCGCAACATGGAGGTCTATGTAGATGACATGGTAGCCAAAACACCCATGCAGGGGTCACACTGTGACGACCtattagaaatcttcaaacaactCCGAGTATACAACATGAGACTCAATCCGGACAAATGTGCTTTCGGAGTCCAAGGAGGGAAATTCCTCGGATTCATGCTAACCTCGCGAGGCATCGAAGCCAACCCAGAAAAATGCAAAGCTGTACTGAATATGGCGAGCCCAAAGACGATAAAAGAGGTCCAACAACTAGCAGGGCGAATAGCCACCTTATCTCGTTTCCTACCTGCAGTGGCAAACCGATCTTATCATTTTTTCCAAACATTCTCCAAAGGCAAGAAATTTGCATGGACAGACCAATGTGAGAACTCTTTTACCGAACTCAAACAAAGCCTAACATCACCACTAATCCTCCAAAGACCAGAGACAGGTAAACCATTGTACTTATATTTATCAGTATCTAACCATGCTATAAGCTCGGTCCTAGTAACAGAAACAGGGAAGAAGCAAAACCCAGTATACTTCATCAGTAGGGTACTGCAACCAACAGAAACAAGGTACCCGAAGATAGAACAATTGGCACTGGCACTAATCACCACAGCAAGAAGACTGCGGCACTATTTCCAGAGCCACACAATCATAGTACGAACGGACCAACCATTAAGGCAGATACTAACCAGACCCGAGCTCGCCGGCAGATTAATAAAATGGTCGGtcgagctctccgagttcgacaTTCAGTACGAATCAAGGAAAACACTGAAGTCACAG CAACAGGCTGCAGGCCAGGCTCAGGCCAATCAACTGTATGACAGGCCAGGCCTGTTAAGAGCaaagcctggcctggcctggcctgtttcCACCCCTACAAATGACACATATAATACAGAAGTCAGTTGGACCATACATGTAGATGGAGCATCCAACAAAGAAGGCAGTGGGGCTGGGATACTACTCAAAGAAGGAGACAAAGTGGTGGCCGAGCAGTCACTACAGTTCCGCTTCAACGCAAGCAACAATCAAGCAGAATATGAGGCCCTACTCGCTGGACTAAAGCTCGCCCTACAACTGCAAATACCTCGAATAACAGCCTACTGCGACTCCTCGTTAGTGGTACATCAAATAAAGGGCGAATTCCAGGTAAAAGATCCTTTGTTAGAGAAATATTGGCTCATAACAAAGgatctaatttcaaaatttgaagaatttgatattattcatgtaAACCGAGAACACAATACCAGGGCCGACGTGTTATCTAAACTAGCCACAACTCGGCAGGCCGAAAACACGTCGGCACTGTCCCAGCTAACGCTTGACAAACCGAGTTTTGAGCAGGATACAATTCTGAGTATTACACAAGTCCCAGATTGGCGAACACCTTTTCTCGAATACATCAACACAGGCACTACGCCAAATGACGAGCCGAACTTGCCACTCTTCCGAAGAAGAGCAAGCTTCTATACAGTGCTAGGAAACACTTTGTACAGACGAGGACACTCCCGACCACTCCTTAAATGCATTAGCAACGAGGAGGCCGAGGATGTCATGGCCGAAACACATGAAGGAGTCTGCGGCAACCATATCGGTGGCCGAACTTTAGCAGCAAAGATCCTGCGAACAGGATATTATTGGCCGACGATAAAGCGAGATTGCATCTCAAAAGTCAAAGCGTGTGATAATTGTCAAAAACACGCCACACTCTCAGAGACCCCGGCCGAAGAACTCCATACCATAGAG TGGATAGAGGCACAACCACTAGCACACATAACGGCAGAAAAAGTGCGATCTTTTTTATGGAAAAATATCATATGCAAATACGGTATCCCAAGAGAGATAATCTCGGATAACGGGAGACAATTTACAGATCATAAGCTCGCTGCCTTTCTAACAAACTTTAACATCAAACATCATTTCAGCTCAGTAGAGCACCTGCAAACTAACGGACAAGTTGAATCAGCTAACAGAATTATCTTGCAGGGATTAAAGAAAAAGCTCGGCGACGCTAAGGGAGAATGGGCCGACCTCATTCCAGAAATTCTATGGAGTTACAATACCAGCATTCAATCTGCCACAGGAGAGACTCCTTTCAAACTGGTATATGGCGCAGAAGCACTTATCCCAGTAGAGGTCAGCGTCCCAACATTAAGGACCGAGCtttatgatcaaacaaataaCCTACAAGCTCGGACAGTCGAATTAGACCtcgtagaagaagaaagagacaTTTCTGCCATAAAGCAGTGA